Within the Enoplosus armatus isolate fEnoArm2 chromosome 9, fEnoArm2.hap1, whole genome shotgun sequence genome, the region ATAATAAGGAATGTCACGGGCGACTAAAAATGTCACTGGACATCATTAATCTGCTCTGGTTCATTGAGATGAGAATAACAGAGCAGCTATGTCTGTCTAGCTAGTGACAAACAATAGTCCAGcattttcttagtttttatTCATCCATTAGTGGATTTTCTTCATTGTCAGTCACTGATACCGGGCTGCCTTACTTACTGGTTGCAGTTTTACAAGCGTGGATAtagtgagaaaatgtgtctcCAAAGTAAATACCTAGTGGTATTTAGCAACTGCCATACATCTCTACAAGCACCACACAGTTATATGACTGTGAAGTTATCACTGAAGTCCTCATATGTATGTATTCAGTATGTAACCATGCACATTGCTTCCTAGAAGGAGCTTTTAGTGGAGCTTTTGGGCCATTTCCACTGAAAGCTATTTGTTGATTTGTACAGCATTATCTTAGTGTGTATGGggtggaaaataaacaaataaacgtttacctcatttttcatttattggaTTTATTGGATCAATATGCCATGTTTTAGACTACTAATGCATCAAATAAACAAGCGTATACAGAGCTGCTATATTGGcaattttttgtaatttgtacaGCTAATAAAAGACGTGTAGACACAAATGTTAAAGGAAGTGCTGGGGTAACAGAGAGCAGCTGACCACAACCACatagttaaacattttctgttatcaCTTCGCTGGTAAAACAaattacagacaaacagactttAAATAGAGGAGAATTAAGACACTTATGCAGCAGTTTAGTGGGACACCAGATGTATCattctttaaacattttataacttCTGTAATGTGTGATCACTTAACAgaactgaacattttgttctcagtgaACCTGAAGCGGAGTCTGGCATATGTCCCGTGTATGGTAATGCTTTATGCTTGACTCAAAGACTTCTGAGTGTGGCTAACATGAGTAATAATAGTATTTGTAAACTGACACATTGTAAAAAGGGAGTTTGTGCACTCTCAGACAATATACCCTACAGTATATACTGGTAGGCCTATCCCTCAAAAATCCTTCTCATTGCACTGGCCCATCAGCAATTGTAATATTGtgatcagtgttttttgttcagCAGGCTGTGTTGGGGTCCCTGTGTCTACACATGTACAGTAGGCTACATCTCACAGAGACTGATAATCCACGTTTACAGATAATCCATTTAGACACTGATGCAGCACCTTTGATGATTTAAGGggcctttttcactgcagacattttgacttgtcatagtggGAAAAGCATAGGTGTCACTGATAACATCATTGATGACTGATACGCAAGTGTCTTCAATTGCATACACCAAGCCACAGTGGACGCATTTGTAAAGGACTTTAGTTTAGATCCATTGTGCGCACATTTTTAATACGGCGGGGTTTATGGACACGTCGCTGCTGATTGAGTAGCACCTCTGACACACCCACCAAACGAGAGAAAACGTACATCAAATCCCGTTGCACGCAGTTTCGAGGAAGCCGTAGCAAAACTGTGCACATACCGAGATTACGTTGAGAATGCCCCATTCACAACTAGGTTAATTTCACTGCAGTCAAGAGAGCCGTCGTTTGCGATAATCCGGCCAAGCAAGCCAAACCTCATAATGAAACGTGTTTATGAACGTTAAAATATGAAGGAATGTGTAACAATACAATTAGTAGTGACTTTCCCTGTACATTAATgtgcagtgaaaaataaaaacatactgtttgGAAATATGAACCAGTATGTAATGTTAAGATCAGCAGCCAAACGGGTATTTTTCCTCACCACACTTACAACACTAGGACTAACTATAACTACTCTACAAGAACGATGCcgtttctttactttttctttattcctctcGCTACATGAATCATCAACTGCTGGGCATGCTGACTTTTTGCTAgattggaaagcttgacaggcgtgACATCAGTATCTAAGGGCGAGGTcaattcagccatcattcattttattatttacacctgtgcttctctGTGACATGTCAATATGTCTACGATGAAAAAGGCCTATCCATAAGTTGCTGTTAAGTTATTCACTATAAATACTATTAATAGACTACATTTAAGCCTTGTGTATGTCTTGCATCAGGTGCTGTTATTGCGAGCTTTTTCCTGCACTCCCTTCACTTTCATCGCCTTCAGACGCTCTCTCCTCCAGAATGTTATCAATAGTGAATCCTCCATGAGACGGTTGCttgtctttgtcctcctctgtcattcCCTCTGCCCCGGTGCCCCAGTCTTTGCTGGCTTTGGAGTCTTGGAGTTTAAAATCTGCCAGAGCCATGAGCTGGTGCACCTGGCTGGCGCTGCAGTTAGGTAGCGGTACCTGGTAGGTGGTGTGGAACCGGCGCAGGTCTACTCTGAACGAGCCCTTCTCCAGGGTCATGCAGGGCTCGAAGCGAGCGCCCCACTCAATCTCTGTTTCGATATAGGATGTTTTGGCTTGGCACATCATACCTGCGTACAAAATGATGAGATGGAAGTGACTGTCAATGTTGTTTCGGTCAAACATGTTAAATGCGTCACTACTGTAAAATTGAAGTACACGTCATTTGCCACATGATGTCGCTATGTTTTTTTGAATCTGCACACTTGAAACAGTCGACCACTCAACCACAGATGAGCTCTCATGACCGGTGCTCAGGGGGTGAACACAATAGGCCTTTTCACggtagacattttgacttgtcataaaaggaaaagcacaggtggtaATATAACATTAGCGATGGATTTGGTCTTGAAATGTAGTGCCCCctatattgtgtgtttttaactcaaaataatgaggaaatgtttttaatgaacataTGTACCAAGTTGTAAATTGTTGACACTGAACTGAAGTGAATGCAAAGCATTTGACAAcgtgtttcatttgttttccttaatATTTCCCCTATATTCCCACAAtaatggacaaaaaaacaacacaacaacaaagacaaattacgttttgtctgtgtgaagaTGGGTAATTTCCAGTTTTGCTTGGTgtagttatttttgtttgatgcactagaaaaaaaacccagacttGCCAACTGATGAATGTTACTGCACTCTGTTTGACAAAGCAAGATTTCGAAAGAGGATTTTAGGGAACTCTACaaaaacatcctgttttatGGAGCCTGCCAGATGAATAACATTTGTTGGTGAGCTGGAATGAAAATCCTGGGGAGGAGGGGTGCAGGGAccttgttttcctcctcagtaAGCCCTTTCCTGGAGATACGTTGCCATCAAAGCAAACATTGGCAGGAGGCTTTTTCTATTTATCTCAAAGTGACAACATTTATGGTTTGTCAAAtgcctttgtgttttctttatttttattaaaataactgtcagaatgttgttttgtttatagcATActccatgtcatttatttatggtggagtgtggaggatgaggtggagttgaagagtctcacagcctgaggaaagaagctgctctgtagtctgcTGGATCGACAGCAGAAACTTGCTTGCCAgatggcagcagggtgaacgGGCTGTGGCTGGGGTGAGTACTGTCTTTTATTTGGGCTCTGCGCAGACACCTCACCGCTCCGATATCACTGATGCTCGGTACATGATCggtaccaatgatgttctggGCAATTTTAATCACCCGCTGCAGAGCCCTCTGGTCCTGGGCTGTGCACATCCCAtgccagtttgtaatgtttccagtcaggatTCTTTCTATTTCTCCTCTAAAAGTAAACAAGGACTTGGCATGGGAATTCTGCCTTCTCAAGTTTACTTTAGAAATACAGTCATTTCTGAGATTGTGGGGGGAGAACCAGTTTTACAGAGCACATCATAAGAATGCAGGCATGCCACAGGGCAGAAGTCATTTAGACCAGACACTGTAGACCTTTTTGGTTCGAGGACGATGGTGGTTGTCTTGGAGCAGGTGGGAACAATGTCCTGTGACAGTgaagatgttaaaaatgtcagtaatgacaTCAACTAGCTGATGTTCTTAGTACACGGCCAGGGATGTTATCAGGCACAGCAGCTTTACTCATATTCACTCTCAGCAGGATTCTTTTCACATCTGTTGTGGATACTGACAGCGGTCTTCTGGAGGCGGTGTAGACTTGACAGCTGACTCTTTGTTGAGGAGATTAAAATGTGCTCAGCTCATCTGGCGACGTGGCCTCACACATGATGGGGGTGATCCTGCATTTGCAGCCTGTGATGGTCTGGATCATTTGCCAAATATCTTTGGGGTTGAGGTCTCTCTCCAGTCTTTCCTGATGTCTCTGCTTTGTCTCCttgatgccagctttcagtCTCGCTCTAGCTGTGCTGTATGCTTCCTTGTAATCTGACTGAAAGGCTTTTTTGGCCCTGGTAGGGCCCTCGCCTCTTTTCTATAGGCAATAAGCATTTTGCGCACTGTTCATGCACCCTGAATGTAACTGTCTTAGAGACATGGTTTATTGAGTTGTTTATTGcaataaatgtatgtgtataaatatgtatatacgTTATAAATTCATGAGAGttcatactgtaatgtaaatgttaaaatgtagtgCTCTTTAAGTGAGCAAAGTgagaaaaatttgttttattttgaagggcaCAGCTAGAGCATTATGGGCAAGGATCTAACATGGATGCAGAGGAAGAGTAAGAGGCACACAGGGTAACTGTTTTGAGTAGTTTACCTTGCACATGATATTTGCCTTTGTATAGAAGATGTAATATATTTCAGCGGTTAATTTCTGTTGTAGTAATGTGGTTGGGCCTGTTATTAGCGAGCACTAGCTTGAAATGAAGGAGAAACTGTTtgaaactttgtctttgtttttgtagttttcacgGTGTCTGCTGtcgagtgagagagagaaaataaatcttcAAAGGACTAAGACAAAATCTGTATGATGCGTGGCCGTTCTTTCACTGGACCGGTGTAGTTACACTGAACACCTAGCATTTTAGACGCCTGGAGCaccaaaatgtcattttgttttctgaaatggGCTTtatgtaatatgttttttttaaatgttgtgttttatgaaaCATTGTTCTATTTTCAGCTTTGTTAAAttaattgtttgacattttgggaaatttcttgctaagagttaaatgagaagattgataccactctcatgtctggaCAGTAAATATGATGCTGGAGTCAAGAAACACTGAACGCTGAAAAGAGGTACTGCCAATTAATATATTCTCTTTAAAACATGACATAACTGAACACCAGTCAAAgattttatttgacttcattGTGCCCCCCATCTTGAAACCAGAACAACGCCCTTGGGATACAATAATGGTGAGCTTTACAGGAGCTGGTACATGGATTTTGTcgcctttggacagagccaggctagctgtgctaagctaaccagctgctggcaaCAATCTTTTCAACTGACTCTCTGCAATAAACTGAATAAgcatattccccaaaatgtcaaactactccttttGTAATATGTTTTGTCCAGTATTGTTGTGCTTTGGTCCTCAGGGCCACCTTGACCCATGAACTGTTCAGAACAGTTGGTGTCAAGGGTCACCAACTGGGATTCCTGCCATCTGAGTGAAGGAcatctcatttcctgtttgtcaaaAAACCTTGTGCTGAGTTTTAGGTCCTCAGCCTTTAAACATTTAGATGTAATTCTCCATGACCGTGGTTACCTAATGTATAATGCGATGAATATAACAATCTCCCACAGAATACAGACTATCCTAACTGCACTGAGAGGCAGCCGAGTTCCTTCACTCAAAAATTGTAATGtacaattcaaaatgtatctCCAAATGTATATCTGAATAGGCAGTAAATTAGCACTTTAGTTGGCAAATGATTGCTTGTGAATCACTGTCCTGTGAATTTTTACACAAGTAACAAACGTAAATCTGAAcacttaaaaaatatatattcaccCAAATGACAGTTTTTTTGTGGTAGTGTGGTAAATGTTTCCACGTGTGATATCTCTTCTTGACTACTGCTGTTATTGATTACTCACCTGTGGCCTCAACAATTCCTTCCAAGATAACGATGATCTCAAACTGTTGCCGTCGCAGCTGCTCAGGGCCCAGTTCCCAGAGTGGACTGCTGGAGTCAATATTGTGCTGAATGACTTGAGGCTCCACCAGGAAGAGTCGGTCTGACCCAGTTTCATAACCAAGGTCAATCTCTGTCTGCTCAAGTGGCAGGAACTCACCCTCAGCTGTTTGGCGGGACTTGATTAACTTTGCACGGACCTTGGCATCCACCATGTGGCTTTCTCTCAGGTCACCCAGACGGAACATCAAACATAGCTGGTCATCACGGTTGGCAATTACACAAGTGCGACTGAAAAGAAGTGTCTCAGCTCGCTTCTTAGGTCGGGATATTTTGACAAACATGCAACCCACCATGAGTGCATCTATCATAGACCCAACAATACACTGCATCATAACCAACAGCACACTCTCATGGCAGGTAGGGGACACAGTGCGTGACCCATAACCAATGGTGCGCTGCGTCTCCACTGAGAAGAGTAGAGCTGAGATGAAGCCATCTACACCTAAATAGCAGGGCCTTTGGTCCACGAGGCGGTCTTCAGGGGTGCCGAGGGGTTGCTCTTGTCCTAGGTCACCTCTGAAGGAAGCATTCAAGAAGTAGAGGCCAGCAAACAAGAACCAGGTGGTGATGTAGCACATCATGAAAACAAATAGAAACCAGCGGTACTGGAGGTCCACAAATGAGGTAAAGATGTCAGACAGGAAGCGGCCCCTCTCAGAAATGTGACACAGGTTGACACGGCACTTTCCATCCTTGGAGACATAGCGAAGTTGCTCTCGGATTTCTAGAGGAAGGGTAGGGGTTTGGTTGCACTCACTCTCCAGGAGTTTCCTCCGGGCCTTGGCcagcctctccatctctctagCAGGGCTAGATAGGTTACTGTGTACTGGTGAGAGCGGGGTGCTGTGGAGAGGACTGCTGTTAATGACACGAAGGGGGCTGGTGCTGCCCATGTTAGGCACACTGAGGGCATGGCGAGGGTAGCGTGACAAAGTGTTGGTCTCTCTCAGTGAGCAGCGACGCAAGAAGTCTTGCTTTGTCTCTCTGAAGCTGAGGGTGGAAGGTGGAGGCAAGCAAATGTTGCCCCGATAGGGAATATCTGTTGTACTTTTATGACGTCGCTTGGCTGTCCCAAGCTCAGGAAAAGTCCCTGGCATGATGtccagaagaggaagaggggagtcTGGGTCTGTCTgtaaaaaggaaaggagaaatgAATGTTTCACCTCCCACAAACAGCTCTGCTGATCTGAATCTGAGTTCATTTGGAAGTTCAGTAAAACCATTTCAATTCCTCATAGGGACATATTCGAGACtttgtacaaaacaaacatggtttGTATTGGCTTAACAACAACAAGGAACATGTTGATTAAACATTGTAAACAACTGCCACAATCACGATATAGTCAAGACCATGAAGTgaaattttttttcaaaggttGAGAAAAAACTGTCTCTCTAAACTTTCAAGCCAACTTTTCCGTTCTAGTTTCCATTTTACAGGCGTCAGTTGCCTGGCAGGCTGCACAGACATTCTTTGAAAAGattgttttacagtgtattaCAGAAACTGCAAGTATTCAGCTAAAGAAAGTAGATTCTTGGAAAATTCAAATCACTGCCTTACATTTATCACATAGCTCTCACACTGAATTTCCTCTCCCGAAGGCGTGGAATGGACAACCATGATAGATTTTGGTTGACAGGGCATGGACGTTCGCCGTCCCCTTGTCCCATCCAGGGTGGTCCCTGGAGACCCCATCGCTCCTATGCTTGCTGTTGTCCCAAAGGATCCAGGAGACCCTCTGGTCTCAAAGTTATAGTCTCTTCTTGCACCAGGATAcattacagaaatgaaaaggcaaTAAACACTAGCAGCAGAGTATGGGAATCATCATTTGGGTTCCAAGGCTCTTCCATTGATTTATGACCTGAGGACATGAGACAAGATTGTCACACAGGATATATTACACCCGGCAGGAGGAGCACAAGGCTCCTTAAAATTAACTCCAACTTGTTAAAAGTACTTTAAACACTTTGCTACAAATAACCAGAAAAGGCACACAAAGATGATAGACAAGACAGTTCTgttggcatttaaaaaaaatagtttcacccagtaaataatattttaattgcAAACAACGAGTCACTTTTCTAGAAGGAAAACTGTTGgtaagaaaaaaagcagaactaAATCTGAGATTAACTAACCTGAGAACGGTACAAACGCATCCCATCATTCCATACCAGGCGCAATACACTAAATACTTCCTTTTGAAGCAATGTTTTTAGCCTGCAtacttgcatacatacataGGAGCAGCCAACACAACGGATGAAAGCTTAGGGAAATATCCTGCCCAGCTGGAGCTAAGCTCCCTCATCCTGCTGCCTCAGCAGTACTTCCACTGTATCCTGAAGAGTAGACTCAGCTGCTCTTCTCATCCAGAACAGGACAGGGTGCTATGGTTATCCAGACCTTCTCATTTGGACAACATATTCTGTAATTAACCCTGATATAACACTtaatgtgtcaaaaaaaaaggcacctcAACAAGTCTATTCATTACAACTTTAGAATTTGTAAATACTGTTAGCATGTGGGAGTACCTGTTTACATAATAAAAAGGAATATTTGGAAATACAGAAAGCTCGAGGTTCACTGAATAAGTGAGCTGGAAGTTTACCTAAACCTTACAGGACCACTACACTGCTTTTACACATTAAAGGCCAGTTTACTCATCATGAGGAGCACTACTCAGCCAGTAATAACAgttgtcttctgtggctcttcGAGGAGCTTTCCAAAGTTTAAACAAGGCTACAGACATGCTAgtggctgtactttgtgctaaAGGCtataatatcagcatgctaacaataacaatgctaacatgccgaGGAAGGTATAATGTCtataccatgttcaccagcttagtttagcacagCATGAAATAGAAAGACGTGGGCATTTAGAAGGCAGGGGTTAAATGAAAGACcctgttgagttgcattatgggaaatgtaggctgCAGTGTTCTTGGAGGCTATCAGGATAACTTTAGGGACATACAATACAAAATGGGGCCtgttatattgtgttttatatacatattgtactttattATGCACACTGTAACTGCTTAATGGCTAGAACTTACCAAACACTAATAGCAGCACAGTCATCACCACTCACACTCACTGTCTTGTGGTCATTGCAACATGGTAGTGGTTACTGCACACAGCGGTCCACTGTTTGCAAGTTCATATCCTCTGAGCTATCAGCGTCATACACATTTAGAAATGCCACTTCTGATTTATCTTATTCGTCATTTGGGACAGAACCGTGATCCTCAAAATCGTTGACTTCAGGCACACCTTCACATTTTATAGAGTTACTTTCTTCTAGCAGTGTCTAAATATATGTAGAAGTCGCAAAAATCCTCAAATCACCAATAACCAGTTATTGTTCATGCATTATATTTCGTGATAATATGAATAGAATTGCATTGCAAGGAAAATGGATGGAGTCCATTTATTTCTCAACTTTGGTGGCAAGACAGTGTGGTTGATCATGTGTATCAACGCCGCtatgtctaaaaaaaaaaagatgatgctGCACTTCCTTTGCTTGCATTTGCTTACTTCACCCTTTGCCCAACACTAACCAAATTTGGCAAAGATTCTAACTAGGCTATAGTTACATAGACAGACTCAGGATGCTGTCAAGGTGAAATGACTCAGAGAGAGTAAGAGGGAAATTTTGACATCTGACACTAATCAAATGAAATATGGACATGGAAAATCTCAAAATTAGGCTCACAGCGACAGATTTGTGGTGCTTGTGGTCAATAATTAGGGGGCAATctaataacattttactttctattcatttttactgtactgtagcaCTAACAATGTA harbors:
- the kcnj20 gene encoding G protein-activated inward rectifier potassium channel 3, with protein sequence MGSPGTTLDGTRGRRTSMPCQPKSIMVVHSTPSGEEIQCESYVINTDPDSPLPLLDIMPGTFPELGTAKRRHKSTTDIPYRGNICLPPPSTLSFRETKQDFLRRCSLRETNTLSRYPRHALSVPNMGSTSPLRVINSSPLHSTPLSPVHSNLSSPAREMERLAKARRKLLESECNQTPTLPLEIREQLRYVSKDGKCRVNLCHISERGRFLSDIFTSFVDLQYRWFLFVFMMCYITTWFLFAGLYFLNASFRGDLGQEQPLGTPEDRLVDQRPCYLGVDGFISALLFSVETQRTIGYGSRTVSPTCHESVLLVMMQCIVGSMIDALMVGCMFVKISRPKKRAETLLFSRTCVIANRDDQLCLMFRLGDLRESHMVDAKVRAKLIKSRQTAEGEFLPLEQTEIDLGYETGSDRLFLVEPQVIQHNIDSSSPLWELGPEQLRRQQFEIIVILEGIVEATGMMCQAKTSYIETEIEWGARFEPCMTLEKGSFRVDLRRFHTTYQVPLPNCSASQVHQLMALADFKLQDSKASKDWGTGAEGMTEEDKDKQPSHGGFTIDNILEERASEGDESEGSAGKSSQ